The Flaviramulus sp. BrNp1-15 genome includes the window TTTACATGGTGCTTTAACTGCACAAAGCTACCATGTTCCATTTTTTTCATTAAATAAAAAAATTAAAAAAGCAGATTCGTATTTTAAAACTTGGTGCCCAGAAATTAGTAAGGGTTGCATAGATTTTGAAGATATAGATTGTATTGATGATGCATTAGGTAGATGGAGTTATAAAAAAAATAACACATATCTAGATGAACAAAAAGAGTTAGTTTATAAAAATTTTGAAGTTATTTTCAGTAAAATTGGCTTAATTTAACATAGTATTGAAAACAAAAGTTAGCATTTTTACATTGGTTTATAATCAAGAGCAATACATAGCTCAAACCATTGATAGTTTTTTAACTCAAAAAACTAACTTTAATTATCAAATAGTTATTGGCGAAGATTATAGTACAGATAAGACTAGGCAAATTTGTGAAGATTATCAAAAAAAACATCCAGAAAGAATAAAACTACTACCTTCTTTAAGTAAAAACATTGGGCTTATAAGTAATTATATGCGAACCATTAAAGCTTGTGATGGCGAATATATTGCCATTTGTGATGGAGACGATTATTGGATAGACGAATACAAACTACAAAAACAAGTTAATTTTCTCGATAACAATCCAGATTATAGTATTGTGGGTACTAATTACATGAAGCTTTATAAAGATAATCGTCTAGTTGAAGATAAAAAAGATAGAAAAAAAGCATATTATGAATTCAATGATTTAATTTTTAAAAATTTAATCCCATCTGTTACAGCACTTTTTAGAAATGTTCCTATGAAAGACCCTTTACCTAATTGGATTTTGAATTTTCCTTATGGCGATTGGCCAACTTACCTGTGGGTGTTAAAAAATGGAGGCAAAATTCATTTTTTAGAAGATGTAACCGCTGTTTACAGAATGGAAATTGGAGTTTCTGCAAAAATCAGAAAAACATTAAGCGATATTGAAAATGTTAATTTAA containing:
- a CDS encoding glycosyltransferase, which produces MKTKVSIFTLVYNQEQYIAQTIDSFLTQKTNFNYQIVIGEDYSTDKTRQICEDYQKKHPERIKLLPSLSKNIGLISNYMRTIKACDGEYIAICDGDDYWIDEYKLQKQVNFLDNNPDYSIVGTNYMKLYKDNRLVEDKKDRKKAYYEFNDLIFKNLIPSVTALFRNVPMKDPLPNWILNFPYGDWPTYLWVLKNGGKIHFLEDVTAVYRMEIGVSAKIRKTLSDIENVNLNILKYIASDNNFLHKNDIIQTSIKQTKKSILAEYNREKKYLKGLKLFIQILIQQKYKFTFIKFYTYSLLKSIK